In Calliopsis andreniformis isolate RMS-2024a chromosome 6, iyCalAndr_principal, whole genome shotgun sequence, a single genomic region encodes these proteins:
- the Ap-1-2beta gene encoding adaptor protein complex 1/2, beta subunit isoform X1, translating into MTDSKYFTTTKKGEIFELKSELNNDKKEKKKEAVKKVIASMTVGKDVSALFPDVVNCMQTDNLELKKLVYLYLMNYAKSQPDMAIMAVNTFVKELATSPMIKDCEDPNPLIRALAVRTMGCIRVDKITEYLCEPLRKCLKDEDPYVRKTAAVCVAKLYDINAALVEDQGFLDQLKDLLSDSNPMVVANAVAALSEINEASPSGQPLVEMNAQTINKLLTALNECTEWGQVFILDSLANYSPKDDREAQSICERITPRLAHANAAVVLSAVKVLMKLMEMLQSESDFVGTLTKKLAPPLVTLLSSEPEVQYVALRNINLIVQKRPDILKHEMKVFFVKYNDPIYVKLEKLDIMIRLASQANIAQVLSELKEYATEVDVDFVRKAVRAIGRCAIKVEPSAERCVSTLLDLIQTKVNYVVQEAIVVIKDIFRKYPNKYESIISTLCENLDTLDEPEARASMIWIIGEYAERIDNADELLESFLEGFHDENTQVQLQLLTAIVKLFLKRPTDTQELVQQVLSLATQDSDNPDLRDRGFIYWRLLSTDPAAAKEVVLAEKPLISEETDLLEPTLLDELICHISSLASVYHKPPTAFVEGRSAGARKSLPARSNSNEDSGQHATQLHPQVIPAQDSLIGDLLSMDIGGPTMVTPTPPPQQGWLDGILGDTGTSAPVVSQSTTGLLGDIFSFNQGPTSYVPPKINWLPAEKGKGLDIWGTFSRKNGQISMDMTFTNKAMQPMGAFAIQLNKNSFGLTPVAPLQVPTPLNPGASVETSVILSTAGAVQRMEPLNNLQVAIKNNIDVFYFACIVPMNAYFAEDGQLDKRVFLSTWKDIPAQNEVQYTLKGVMLTADQVVQKMQQNNVFTIAKRNVEGQDMLYQSLKLTNNVWVLNELKIQPGNPDVTLSLKSRSVEVAPGIFQAYNAILHS; encoded by the exons GAGCTAGCGACATCTCCGATGATAAAG GATTGCGAGGACCCAAATCCACTGATTCGAGCACTAGCAGTTCGTACAATGGGTTGTATACGCGTGGACAAGATTACTGAGTATCTCTGTGAACCATTGCGAAAAtgcctgaaggatgaggatccaTACGTTCGTAAGACTGCAGCAGTTTGTGTGGCCAAGCTGTATGATATTAACGCAGCTTtagttgaagatcaaggatttttGGATCAATTGAAAGATCTCTTGTCTGACAGTAATCCCATG GTTGTTGCAAATGCAGTGGCTGCTCTATCTGAGATCAATGAAGCAAGTCCAAGTGGACAACCTTTAGTTGAAATGAATGCACAAACTATTAATAAACTATTGACAGCTCTCAATGAATGTACAGAGTGGGGTCAAGTTTTTATTTTAGATTCACTTGCAAATTATTCACCTAAAGATGATCGTGAAGCACAAAGTATCTGCGAACGTATAACCCCCCGCTTAGCTCATGCTAATGCTGCAGTTGTCTTATCTGCAGTTAAG gttttaatgaaattaatggAAATGTTGCAATCAGAATCCGATTTTGTCGGCACGTTAACAAAGAAATTAGCTCCTCCACTTGTAACTTTACTGAGCTCTGAACCCGAAGTTCAGTATGTAGCATTACGAAATATAAATCTTATTGTTCAAAAACGTCCAGATATTTTAAAGCACGAGATGAAAGTTTTCTTCGTCAAGTATAACGACCCGATATATGTTAAACTTGAAAAATTAGATATTATGATTCGTTTAGCATCTCAAGCTAATATAGCTCAAGTTTTATCTGAACTGAAAGAATACGCTACAGAAGTTGATGTTGACTTTGTACGAAAAGCAGTAAGAGCTATTGGTCGTTGTGCCATCAAAGTTGAGCCGTCTGCGGAACGATGTGTTTCGACGCTTCTGGATTTAATACAAACGAAGGTCAATTATGTCGTACAGGAGGCTATTGTGGTTATAAAAGATATTTTCCGAAAATATCCAAACAAATATGAAAGTATTATTTCAACTCTTTGTGAAAATTTGGACACGCTCGATGAACCTGAAGCACGCGCTTCCATGATATGGATTATTGGAGAATATGCAGAACGTATCGATAATGCAGATGAACTACTGGAAAGTTTCTTAGAAGGATTTCATGATGAAAATACTCAAGTACAATTACAGTTACtcactgcaatcgtcaaactgTTTCTTAAAAGACCTACAGATACTCAGGAATTGGTTCAACAAGTTCTCAGTTTGGCTACGCAAGATTCTGATAATCCTGATTTAAGAGATCGAGGATTTATTTATTGGCGACTACTTAGTACTGATCCAGCAGCTGCCAAAGAGGTTGTACTTGCAGAGAAACCTCTTATTTCGGAAGAAACAGATTTGTTAGAGCCGACATTGTTAGATGAATTGATATGCCACATTTCGAGTTTAGCATCTGTGTATCATAAGCCACCCACTGCCTTCGTTGAAGGTAGATCAGCAGGTGCTAGAAAATCATTGCCTGCTAGGAGTAAttcgaatgaagattcaggacaacATGCAACACAACTTCACCCACAAGTCATTCCAGCTCAAGATTCTCTAATAGGCGATCTTCTGAGTatggatattg GCGGCCCAACTATGGTTACTCCAACACCACCTCCACAACAAGGGTGGTTGGATGGAATTTTGGGTGATACCGGAACTAGTGCGCCTGTAGTATCTCAAAGTACTACAGGACTTCTTGGTGACATATTTAGCTTTAATCAAGGGCCAACATCGTATGTACCACCTAAAATTAATTGGTTGCCTGCTGAGAAGGGCAAAGGACTTGACATATGGGGAACATTCTCACGGAA GAATGGGCAGATTAGCATGGATATGACATTCACAAATAAAGCAATGCAACCTATGGGAGCCTTTGCGATACAATTAAATAAGAACAGTTTTGGTTTAACACCAGTTGCTCCATTACAAGTACCAACTCCATTAAATCCTGGTGCTAGTGTAGAAACCAGTGTAATTCTATCTACTGCTGGGGCAGTGCAGCGCATGGAACCTTTAAATAATcttcaggttgcaattaaaaaTAACATTGATGTATTTTATTTTGCTTGTATCGTACCCATGAATGCCTATTTTGCCGAGGATGGCCAATTAGACAAACGAGTATTTCTTAGCACGTGGAAAGATATACCTGCCCAAAATGAG gTACAATATACATTAAAAGGAGTAATGTTGACTGCCGACCAAGTTGTccaaaaaatgcaacaaaataATGTATTTACGATTGCTAAAAGAAATGTAGAAGGACAAGATATGTTATATCAGTCTCTTAAATTAACAAATAATGTTtgggtactaaatgaattaaaaatacaGCCAGGAAATCCTGATGTTACA TTGTCTTTAAAATCTCGCTCCGTGGAAGTTGCACCAGGCATATTTCAGGCATACAATGCGATTTTACATTCTTAA
- the Rps27 gene encoding ribosomal protein S27, with amino-acid sequence MPLAKDLLHPSPAEEKRKHKLKRLVQKPNSYFMDVKCPGCYAIKTIFSHAQRSVECDGCRTILCTSTGGKARLTEGCSFRRKVQC; translated from the coding sequence atGCCTCTTGCTAAGGATCTTCTTCATCCAAGCCCAGCTGAGGAAAAAAGGAAACACAAATTGAAAAGGCTTGTACAAAAGCCAAATAGTTACTTTATGGATGTTAAATGCCCTGGATGTTATGCCATCAAAACTATCTTTTCACATGCACAAAGATCAGTAGAGTGTGATGGTTGCCGTACAATACTTTGTACATCCACAGGTGGCAAAGCCCGATTAACTGAAGGTTGCTCTTTCAGGAGGAAGGTCCAATGCTAA